The following are encoded in a window of Rhodothermus sp. genomic DNA:
- a CDS encoding riboflavin synthase: MFTGIVEETGRIVRIEPLGAGRRLTIRANFADALRPDQSVAVNGVCLTVVAVTAPTFTVEVVAETLRKTTLGYLTEGLPVNLERALPVTARLDGHFVQGHVDTTGEVIAVTEETTDRLYRIRFPRAFRSYLIPTGAIAIDGISLTVARLEEETLTVAIIPHTFRKTNVPTWKPGTPVNLEFDMIGKYVVNWLMHGRDPKVAGLRSSSPLENIRDAVGYGPDSGSGDSR, from the coding sequence GTGTTTACGGGGATTGTTGAAGAAACAGGGCGGATTGTTCGTATTGAGCCGCTTGGAGCTGGACGACGGTTGACGATTCGGGCAAATTTTGCCGATGCGTTACGGCCCGACCAGAGTGTGGCTGTCAATGGGGTCTGTCTGACGGTGGTAGCGGTCACAGCGCCCACATTTACCGTTGAGGTCGTGGCCGAGACGTTGCGCAAAACGACGCTGGGCTATCTGACCGAAGGCCTGCCGGTCAATCTGGAGCGGGCGCTGCCTGTCACTGCTCGGCTGGATGGTCATTTCGTGCAGGGACATGTCGATACTACGGGTGAAGTGATCGCCGTTACGGAGGAAACCACGGATCGGCTTTACCGCATCCGCTTTCCTCGGGCGTTTCGGTCGTATCTGATACCTACCGGCGCCATTGCGATTGATGGCATCAGTCTGACGGTCGCCCGGCTTGAAGAGGAAACGCTGACGGTGGCCATCATTCCTCATACGTTCCGTAAAACCAATGTGCCGACCTGGAAGCCGGGTACGCCGGTCAATCTGGAATTTGACATGATCGGCAAGTACGTGGTGAACTGGCTGATGCACGGACGGGACCCGAAAGTAGCCGGCCTGCGTTCATCTTCCCCGCTGGAAAATATTCGAGACGCGGTGGGTTATGGACCTGATTCAGGATCTGGAGATTCTCGATGA